From the Oncorhynchus nerka isolate Pitt River linkage group LG28, Oner_Uvic_2.0, whole genome shotgun sequence genome, one window contains:
- the LOC115112884 gene encoding transmembrane protein 130-like, which translates to MYRKIIALVVMSLPLILSPQVFGLATDGLINLKNIAGKLSFIQREGNVTYLRDKELATEVPTETKFELFDPMNTLSTARFNYTWDFGNGEVLKGSEPSVHYNYSSPGNYTLRLRVGAQVNKTSIPLTGVYTMDVTVLDAIRNIELSPFSFQVSRNYSLVVHVDGSPPMWVCWRFLQNCESATPTGCHLTMLYENTMTLNHTFTALGVHCLDISARNDISKLQTSYNISVRRDPSFNLLFIMMCAWIILAILAFIAVIACRHKKGRNSNPQMSKSSNATYSSMNMELQPQQDIPDISSDLYVSRPKNEEVQPLLQHGTRSVAKSYRN; encoded by the exons ATGTATCG AAAAATAATTGCGTTGGTCGTCATGTCACTTCCACTGATTCTGAGCCCCCAGGTTTTTGGGCTCGCGACAGACGGTTTGATCAATCTGA AAAATATTGCAGGCAAGCTCAGCTTCATTCAGAGGGAAGGAAATGTGACTTATCTGCGGGACAAGGAGCTGGCCACGGAAGTTCCAACTGAGACAAAGTTTGAACTGTTCGATCCAATGAACACTTTAAGCACTGCCAGATTCAACTATACCTGGGACTTCGGCAACGG AGAGGTGCTGAAGGGATCGGAGCCGTCTGTGCACTATAACTACTCATCCCCTGGAAACTACACTCTGCGGCTGAGAGTTGGGGCCCAAGTGAACAAAACCTCTATTCCACTAACTGGGGTATACACCATGGACGTTACAGTTCTGG ACGCCATCAGAAATATTGAGTTGAGCCCTTTTAGTTTCCAGGTTTCCAGAAACTACAGTCTGGTTGTTCATGTGGATGGAAG tcctcccATGTGGGTCTGTTGGAGGTTTCTACAGAACTGTGAATCAGCAACCCCTACAGGCTGTCACCTGACCATGCTGTATGAGAACACCATGACACTAAACCACACCTTCACAGCTTTAGGAGTCCACTGTCTGGACATCAGCGCCCGCAACGACATCAGCAAACTGCAGACCTCCTACAACATCTCTGTGAGGAGAGATC CCTCTTTTAACCTGCTCTTCATCATGATGTGTGCTTGGATCATCTTGGCAATCCTCGCCTTCATCGCTGTTATAGCCTGTCGCCACAAGAAAGGACGCAACAGCAATCCACAG ATGTCTAAGTCCAGTAACGCCACTTACTCCAGTATGAACATGGAACTGCAGCCACAACAGGACATCCCTGATATCAGTAGTGATCTCTATGTGTCCAGGCCAAAGAACGAAGAGGTCCAACCCCTTCTACAGCACGGGACCAGATCTGTCGCCAAATCCTACCGCAACTAG